The following coding sequences lie in one Borreliella spielmanii genomic window:
- a CDS encoding ABC transporter permease — MNSLEKQNEKNNSKLERRAWSRFKENKLAFGSLFVIGFYILIAILQPILPIYKYHTQIVEHSDLPPSFQAAGELWYKKEKKFIEKLAKKEKREINEDELKKLEDIKRKIENEVQIIDKKEVKIHKRVYLLGTDNLGRDLLARLIQGSQISLSVGFIGAFLSMIIGTILGAIAGFFGGLPDKIITKTIEILYVLPYLLIVIILMAIMERSIIGLFIALAFVSWLTVARVVRGQVQSLSSSEFIQAAKTFGATNQRIILKHLIPNSIGMIVIFTTIRVPSFIMAEAFLSFLGLGISAPMTSWGELVQNGIATFIEYPWKVFIPAIVMTIFLLFMNFLGDGLRDAFDPKDSI; from the coding sequence ATGAATAGCCTTGAAAAACAAAATGAAAAAAACAATTCTAAACTCGAAAGAAGAGCATGGTCAAGATTTAAAGAAAATAAACTGGCATTTGGCAGTCTTTTTGTAATTGGATTTTATATCTTAATTGCTATTCTACAGCCAATATTACCAATATATAAATACCATACTCAAATAGTAGAGCATTCCGATTTACCACCATCTTTCCAAGCTGCTGGAGAGCTATGGTATAAGAAAGAAAAAAAATTTATTGAAAAATTAGCAAAAAAAGAAAAAAGAGAAATAAATGAAGACGAACTAAAAAAACTAGAAGACATAAAAAGAAAAATAGAAAATGAAGTTCAAATAATAGATAAAAAGGAAGTAAAAATACATAAAAGAGTATATTTGCTTGGCACAGACAATCTTGGAAGAGATTTGCTTGCAAGATTAATACAGGGCAGTCAAATCTCTCTTTCTGTAGGATTTATTGGGGCTTTCTTATCTATGATAATAGGAACTATTCTAGGAGCAATAGCAGGATTTTTTGGGGGATTGCCTGACAAAATAATCACTAAAACAATAGAAATTCTTTACGTATTGCCTTATTTACTTATTGTAATAATACTAATGGCAATAATGGAGAGAAGTATAATAGGATTATTCATAGCACTTGCATTTGTATCATGGTTAACAGTAGCCCGAGTTGTACGAGGTCAAGTACAATCACTATCAAGCTCAGAATTTATACAAGCAGCCAAAACTTTCGGCGCAACAAATCAAAGAATAATTTTAAAACACTTAATCCCTAATAGCATTGGAATGATAGTTATATTCACAACAATAAGGGTTCCAAGCTTTATTATGGCTGAAGCATTTTTATCCTTTTTAGGACTTGGAATTTCAGCTCCAATGACAAGCTGGGGAGAATTAGTACAAAATGGAATTGCTACATTTATCGAATATCCATGGAAAGTTTTTATTCCAGCTATAGTTATGACAATATTTTTATTATTTATGAACTTTTTAGGTGATGGGTTAAGGGATGCGTTTGATCCAAAAGATAGCATCTAA
- a CDS encoding ABC transporter ATP-binding protein: MEKNNILEIKNLAIDFRLKHTTIHPVSNVNLSVKRGEIRAIVGESGSGKSVTSMAILKLLPELTTVYKSGEILFENQDLLKLSEKELLKIRGNKISMIFQDPMTSLNPFLRISTQLEETIILHQRLGKKEAKEKAIEMLKTVGVVNAEERIKHFPHQFSGGMRQRVMIAMALSCHPSLLIADEPTTALDVTIQEQILLLIKNLSKKFNTSTIFITHDLAVVAEICDTVSVMYQGKIVEEGTVEEIFNNPKHPYTIGLLKSILTLEHDPNKKLYSMKENPINSTKTSIEEF, from the coding sequence ATGGAAAAAAACAACATATTAGAAATAAAAAATTTAGCAATTGACTTTAGATTAAAACATACAACAATTCATCCCGTAAGTAATGTTAATCTATCTGTAAAAAGAGGAGAAATTAGAGCTATCGTTGGGGAATCTGGGAGTGGAAAATCCGTAACAAGCATGGCTATTTTAAAATTATTACCAGAACTTACAACAGTATATAAAAGCGGAGAAATACTATTTGAAAATCAAGATCTGTTAAAACTTAGCGAAAAAGAACTTTTAAAAATCAGAGGTAATAAAATATCAATGATATTTCAAGACCCAATGACTTCATTAAACCCATTTTTAAGAATATCAACTCAACTTGAAGAGACAATAATTTTACACCAAAGATTAGGAAAAAAAGAGGCCAAAGAAAAAGCAATAGAAATGTTAAAAACTGTTGGTGTTGTAAACGCAGAAGAAAGAATAAAACATTTCCCCCACCAATTTTCAGGAGGCATGAGGCAAAGAGTCATGATTGCCATGGCACTTAGCTGCCATCCGTCCTTATTAATAGCAGATGAACCGACAACAGCCCTTGATGTTACAATCCAAGAGCAAATATTATTATTAATCAAAAACCTATCTAAAAAATTTAATACTTCTACCATATTTATAACTCATGATCTTGCAGTTGTTGCTGAAATTTGTGATACAGTATCTGTCATGTATCAAGGAAAAATTGTAGAAGAAGGAACAGTAGAGGAAATATTTAACAATCCTAAACACCCTTACACTATCGGACTTTTAAAATCAATTCTAACATTAGAACACGATCCGAATAAAAAACTTTATTCGATGAAAGAAAATCCTATTAATAGCACAAAAACCAGCATTGAGGAGTTTTAA
- a CDS encoding ABC transporter permease — translation MLKFTLKKLIGIIPTLLAIVFLCFFVMRMAPGSPFDSEKPIDPQVKARLMEKYHLDKPFYIQAFYYISNVLKGDLGPSLKKKDLTVNQYIRLGFPKSLTLGVMSLIISLSIGIPIGILAAIYKNTYIDYIITSIAILGISIPLFVIGPILQYFFAIKWGLLYTSGWITERGGFSNLILPIITLSMPNIAIFARIIRGSMLEIIQSDFVRTARAKGLDFKKIVIKHMLRGAILPVISYVGPAFAAIISGSVVIEKIFRIAGMGMFITESALNRDYPVLMGGLLVYSIILLISILISDIIYKMLDPRV, via the coding sequence ATGTTAAAGTTTACTTTAAAAAAATTAATAGGAATAATCCCAACTTTACTAGCAATAGTTTTTTTATGCTTTTTTGTAATGAGAATGGCCCCTGGAAGCCCATTTGATTCTGAAAAACCTATTGATCCTCAAGTAAAAGCAAGATTGATGGAAAAATATCATCTTGACAAACCTTTTTATATTCAAGCATTTTACTATATTTCAAACGTTCTCAAAGGAGACCTGGGACCTTCTTTAAAAAAGAAAGACCTTACTGTTAATCAATACATAAGATTAGGATTTCCAAAATCACTTACTCTTGGGGTAATGTCCCTCATTATATCGCTATCAATAGGAATACCAATAGGAATCTTGGCTGCTATTTATAAAAACACTTATATAGACTATATAATAACATCAATAGCAATATTAGGAATTTCTATACCACTATTCGTAATAGGGCCAATTTTACAATACTTTTTTGCAATTAAATGGGGTTTGCTTTACACCTCCGGATGGATCACAGAAAGAGGAGGATTTTCAAATTTAATTTTACCCATAATAACTCTTAGTATGCCTAATATAGCTATTTTCGCAAGAATAATTAGAGGCTCAATGTTAGAAATAATACAGAGTGACTTTGTAAGAACCGCACGTGCAAAAGGGCTGGACTTTAAAAAGATAGTTATAAAGCACATGTTAAGAGGAGCAATACTACCTGTAATAAGCTATGTGGGTCCAGCATTTGCTGCTATAATCTCTGGAAGCGTAGTTATCGAAAAAATATTTAGAATTGCTGGAATGGGAATGTTTATAACAGAATCTGCACTAAACAGAGATTACCCAGTATTAATGGGGGGATTATTGGTATACTCAATAATATTGCTTATTTCTATATTAATATCAGACATTATATATAAAATGTTAGATCCAAGAGTATAA
- a CDS encoding ATP-binding cassette domain-containing protein, with the protein MSSKKEIILKVENLMQTFITGEDFVFWKNKQKVNAVNNVSFEVEKNKTLGLVGESGCGKSTTLRSIMQLYTPTSGNIYFNEKNITELSKKELLKTKKDMQMVFQDPHTSLDPRMTIKEIIAEPLEIYNENKILPKTKREIEQRVNELIDIVGLHKNMLSRYPHEFSGGQRQRIGIARALALNPKLLLLDEAVSALDVSTRAQILNLLKTLQKEFNLSYLFISHDLAVVKYMSDKIAVMYLGVILELAPRETLFSNPVHPYTKMLIASIPEINPEKRKNKNIKLDEQTLANIRKIHLSTQVHPKLEEIEKDHFVSKYLFDEMNK; encoded by the coding sequence ATGAGCAGTAAAAAAGAAATAATTCTTAAAGTAGAAAATTTAATGCAAACATTCATAACTGGAGAAGATTTTGTATTTTGGAAAAACAAACAAAAAGTAAATGCGGTAAACAATGTTAGCTTTGAAGTTGAAAAAAATAAAACTTTGGGACTTGTTGGAGAATCTGGCTGCGGCAAATCTACCACTCTTCGCTCAATAATGCAGCTTTACACACCAACCTCTGGAAATATTTACTTTAACGAAAAAAACATAACTGAACTTTCAAAAAAAGAACTCTTAAAAACAAAAAAAGATATGCAGATGGTGTTTCAAGATCCCCATACTTCGCTTGACCCAAGAATGACAATAAAAGAAATAATTGCAGAACCGCTAGAAATATACAATGAAAACAAAATTCTTCCAAAAACAAAACGGGAAATAGAACAAAGAGTAAACGAATTAATAGATATTGTTGGATTACATAAAAATATGTTATCTAGATATCCTCATGAATTTTCCGGGGGACAAAGACAGAGAATAGGAATTGCTAGAGCGTTAGCTTTAAATCCTAAGCTTTTACTTTTAGATGAAGCTGTTTCTGCACTTGATGTATCAACCAGAGCTCAAATTTTAAATCTGCTAAAAACCCTGCAAAAAGAATTCAATTTATCTTATTTATTTATTTCTCACGACCTTGCTGTAGTAAAATATATGAGTGATAAAATCGCTGTAATGTACCTTGGAGTTATCCTAGAACTTGCACCCAGAGAAACACTGTTCTCAAACCCAGTTCATCCATACACTAAAATGCTAATAGCATCAATTCCTGAAATCAACCCCGAAAAAAGAAAAAATAAAAATATAAAACTAGACGAACAAACCCTAGCAAACATTAGAAAAATTCATTTATCAACTCAAGTACATCCAAAACTTGAAGAAATAGAAAAAGATCATTTTGTATCTAAATACCTTTTTGATGAAATGAACAAATAA
- a CDS encoding peptide ABC transporter substrate-binding protein, with translation MDFNKTEKIGKKIKIAVLIMLAASLITCNNNSEKEKLTFKVYIGGAPSSLDPHLVDETIGARILEQVFSGLLALNTKTGKLKPGLAKNWEASKDKKTYQFYLRDNLVWSDGVSITAEGIRKSFLRILNKETESAHVDVLKSIIKNGQEYFDGKVSDSELGIKAIDSKTLEITLTSPKPYFLELLLHHAFMPVPIHVIEKYKGNWTKPENMVTSGPFKLKKRLPNEKIIFEKNKHYYNAKEVELEELVYITSDNDLTVYNMYKNNEIDAIFNSIPPDIVNEIKLQNDYYQHKSNAIYLYSFNTKIKPLDDARVRKALTLAIDRETLTYKVLNDGTVPTREITPSLENYNYGKKLALFDPEKSKRLLTQAGYPNGKGFPMLTLKYNTNETHKKIASFIQDQWKKILNINIMLANENWPVLTNSRNTGNFEIIRIGRIGEYLDPHTYFTIFTSENSQLASYRYSNLEFDKLVRESDFEKDPIKRKKLLRKAESIIIEKDFPAAPIYIYSGHYLFRNDKWTGWNPNVSEVYYLSELKPIKNAKHN, from the coding sequence ATGGATTTTAATAAAACTGAAAAAATTGGTAAAAAAATTAAGATAGCAGTGCTAATTATGCTTGCCGCATCTTTGATTACATGTAATAACAATTCGGAAAAGGAGAAATTAACATTTAAAGTATACATAGGGGGAGCACCCTCATCACTTGACCCACACTTGGTAGATGAAACAATCGGAGCAAGAATTTTAGAACAAGTATTCTCGGGGCTCTTAGCATTAAATACTAAAACGGGAAAACTAAAGCCTGGGCTTGCTAAAAATTGGGAAGCCTCAAAAGATAAAAAAACATATCAATTTTATCTAAGAGATAATCTTGTTTGGAGCGATGGAGTTTCAATCACTGCTGAAGGCATAAGAAAATCTTTTTTAAGAATTTTAAATAAAGAAACAGAATCTGCACATGTTGACGTGCTTAAATCGATAATAAAAAATGGACAAGAGTATTTTGATGGCAAAGTATCTGATTCTGAGCTTGGAATTAAAGCAATTGATAGCAAAACACTAGAAATAACACTTACATCTCCAAAACCTTATTTTCTTGAATTACTCCTACATCACGCATTCATGCCAGTACCTATTCATGTTATTGAAAAATATAAGGGCAATTGGACAAAGCCTGAAAACATGGTTACCAGTGGTCCTTTTAAATTAAAAAAAAGATTGCCTAATGAAAAAATTATATTTGAAAAAAATAAACACTATTACAATGCAAAAGAAGTAGAGCTTGAAGAGCTTGTCTACATTACATCTGACAATGATCTAACTGTATACAATATGTACAAAAATAACGAAATCGATGCTATTTTTAACAGCATCCCTCCAGACATTGTAAATGAAATAAAACTACAAAATGACTATTATCAACACAAAAGTAATGCAATTTATTTATACTCGTTTAATACAAAAATAAAACCCCTTGATGACGCTAGAGTTAGAAAAGCTTTAACGCTAGCTATTGATAGAGAAACTTTAACTTACAAAGTACTCAATGATGGCACAGTTCCCACAAGAGAAATAACTCCTAGCCTTGAAAATTACAATTATGGTAAAAAATTGGCTTTATTTGATCCTGAAAAATCTAAAAGACTTTTAACACAAGCTGGATATCCTAATGGAAAAGGATTTCCAATGCTAACGCTAAAATATAATACAAATGAAACTCATAAAAAAATTGCTTCATTTATTCAAGACCAATGGAAAAAAATTTTAAATATAAATATTATGCTTGCTAATGAAAATTGGCCTGTTCTTACTAATAGTAGAAATACGGGCAATTTTGAAATAATAAGAATTGGGCGCATTGGAGAATATTTGGATCCACACACATACTTCACAATATTCACAAGTGAAAATTCTCAACTTGCATCATACAGATATTCAAACCTAGAATTTGATAAACTTGTTAGAGAATCGGATTTTGAAAAAGATCCTATAAAAAGAAAAAAATTACTCAGAAAAGCGGAATCAATAATCATTGAAAAAGATTTTCCTGCCGCACCAATATACATATATTCTGGACACTATCTTTTCAGAAACGACAAATGGACTGGATGGAATCCTAATGTATCAGAAGTTTATTACTTATCTGAATTAAAGCCAATTAAGAATGCAAAACACAATTAA